The following is a genomic window from Carassius gibelio isolate Cgi1373 ecotype wild population from Czech Republic chromosome B20, carGib1.2-hapl.c, whole genome shotgun sequence.
GATTTACAGCCTGGTTAATGTGAATCACTACCATGTAGTGCATATCACATGTTTTTTCACCTGTGTTCAGTATCTAGGTCACTCTCCCCCAGACGTTAAGCCTTCTGGGAAAACAGAACTGTGACATTTGCATCTGACCCAATCTAGATTTCAgccaaaaatatacatttcacaGCCTGACTCTACTCTCTGACATCAAGTCAGTGCTCACACCTAATATCTAGTGTGAAAGCCCTTCACACCTCCTCTTGCAGCACTGCTGCCAACCCAAGGGGGGCGAAGCCACCTGCAGCTTTGAGCTAGAACCATGAAAACTGATTCATTTTCAGGTCACTTGGACCATTTGgagatttaaatattttagttataaaaaatttattttatatatatatatatatatgtgtgtgtgtgtgtgtgtgtaccatgtGGGTGTatacatatttaagaaaaatttacTTGAGAAGAAAAATTTGTGTTAATAAGATGGTCAGATTCATGTGAGACTATAGTTGCTGGACTGTCTTGCTTTTAATGTTGTAGACGAGGGTGTTGCTGTTTAGAAATTACAGTGGTaggtgtttttaaaaaatattagatttacTATCAAATATTGAACTGAAAGATTTTATAAAGCTGTAGCAAGAATTTCTGTTACAtgcaatattatattgtattgtattgaaaaTTATGTTCAAATTCTTAATATCACAGAACTTCACATAAACACAGGCTTTAAGAATATTTTCAGTCACTGTTTGGATGAAGTAAAACCACATTACAGAGAACATTTGGGTCATGTTTGCATTTTCTTCTTTCACTGCTCATAATTCTAACCTTGAAACTACAGAACTGTGCATTATATAATATCCTTATAATTGAATAAATAGTTGTAACCTGGCTCAGAGGAAGAGGAGACTCTTGTTTTAATGGCAGTTTTTCTGCTTAATGAGTAATATAAGACTTCTTCACCATGCAAATTGCTGTCTGAAGCAAAAATGCTATGAAATGCACAATATATTTTGTGAGAAAGTGTTACTTACTTGCTAGTCattatgacaattttaatttgttcCCAAATTGGACACCTTGAGATGATTGCACCGGAAATCTCCATTTGTACTTGTTTAGTCTGCTCAGCTTTGATGACTGATTTGTTTACTTTCTGCATAACATgcatatattataaatgtgtgtttgtggttaTTTTAGGTCCCACAGTGTTGGAGGTTTTCAACACGCTGCTCCGGCATCTGAGGCTCAGTGTGCACTATGAGCTCACAGGATCCTACGACTGCACTAACATCGGCACCAAAATCATCAAGGAGCATGAGGAGAGACAGCTACAGGAAGCGGTCATCAGGActatcggtgtgtgtgtgtgtgtgtgtgtgtgtgagagcataaCATGACCCACATTTCAATCTTCATTTAAATTGTCTGATTTtttattactgtgtgtgtgtgttttgaaatcAGGCTCATTTGCAAACACGTTACCGACGTACCAGCGTTCTGAGGTGATGCTCTTCATCATGGGAAAGATCCCTATTCCAGGAATGCATCCCACGCTGCCCTCTACAGGCTCAGGGTGAGCACTGCAGCCACTATTCCGTCCCTAAAAGTTTATGGTTGTCAATGAAAAttctcacacaaaaaaaaaacactgactcaAACTAAATAATTCATttgcaaaatttctgttttaccCTTGAAACTAATTAGATGGCACTTATTAGGAATTTATGAGgtgaacatactgtatatacttcTGTCTTTACTGCAGGCCTGAGAGCAACCGAATGATCCAAATCATGCTGTTGAAGTCCTTGAGACAGGTACAATCTCTACCTGCTTGATGTCATATGAAAGAGAATTGCATCAAAACACAGATTTGTAAAGATCCtgtttctctctttatttttagGTCACATGTGGTTTCCAGACAACCAACATGCTGACAGCTCTTCCCAACTCTTTTCTGGACCCACTGCTGTCGTTTGCTCTGCTAGAAGATGCAGAAATTCGACTGTTGGTGCTGGAAATACTGGTCAGCCTTATCGATCGCCATGACAACCTCCCCAAGTTCTTCACCATCAGGTTAGTATCTTTATTGGATTTACAccaatatatatgaaatatgaaacttttaaagatgtaagtaataaaataaaatggatataACAAAGACCAAGCAGGTGGGGAAAAAGTAGAATTAACCAACTCTCATAACCTTCCACTATCTCATCAAAGCCTAGTGGATAAAACCAAGCCCTGCTCtacattaattaaatattcagtttttgaATTAGATGTGTCATAAAAAAGGTAAATGCAGGTCATTTGACTGTCAATAAGAAAACCAGAGTTCCTCTTCCCACAATAAACTGAGCTGTTTTGCTTATTTTCCCATGCAGTATCATCTCTGATATCTCTGTGCTTAAACTCAAAGTGGACAAGTGCTCAcgtcaagacaacctcttcatgAAAAAGGTACAACAACCCTCTAATCATCGCTCAACTTCCTGCTTTTATCATTGTGATTTGAAGTCAGTGCTTCTGTTGGGTCTGCATGAGAGAATGCATGCATGTCCAGTGTGTTGACAGTGATATCTCTCTGTTTTTAGCATGCCCAGCACCTGTATAGACACATCTATCTGTGCAGTAAGGAACAGAGCAGCGTGCAGCCTCACTTTGAGAAGCTCTACTCACTCCTGGCACTCGTCAGCATGGAGCTGGCCAACGAAGAGGTGGTGGTGGACCTGATCCGTGTGGCGCTCGCTCTACAGGTGTGCCTTCATTGTGTTTGCGCTTTTAAAATCCCCCTGTAATCTAATTTTAGGTTTTGTGGTTTTTATTATGAATATGAGGTTATGTAATAGTATTGTAAAATTCACAATATGTAGTCTCAAATCCTAGAAAACTTTTGTGATCTGATAGAAACATAAATTCTGACAAGGCAGCGCTTGAAATCTGTTATCTCCTTCTGTTTCAACATGGTTTAGCGGTGATGTATTTCCGTTTTTGTGCTCATCTTCCGTCCAGGACTTGGCTCTGAGCAGTGAGGAGATGTTACCGGTGTATAACCGCTGTGCTGTTCATGCTCTGTCTTCTGCTTACCTCAatctcatcagtcagctcaccaCAGTTCCAGCGTTCTGCCAGCACGTTCATGAGGTCAGTGCCACTCCGGAGTCTCTCGGTCACTAACAGTTTTTGGCAACTgtattgaataaaatgtttagatGGATAAAGCATACAAACCTTTTTGCAGGTGATTGAAATGAGACAAAAAGAAAGTCCTTACCTGTTACCTGAGGATGTCTTCATTGAAAACCCAAAGTAAGACGAACAGAGTCATCTgagttgttttatttaatgtgatATATTATGTTCAATATTATTCAGaaaggacgcattaaattgaaCATAAGTGACGATAAAGatatttataactttttaaaagatttatatttcaaattaatgctattCATCTATCATGCTtattcaattcatcaaagaatccagaaaaaatatcacagtttccacaaaaatattttatgcagGATAACGGTTTTTAGTTTTATAAGAAATGTCTCTTGAGTaacaaatcggcatattagaatgatttctgaagggtcatgtgactctgaagactggaggaatggctgcttaaaattcagctttgccatcctTGTCCATGACATAttcatactatttttttttttattaattaatttcgcaatattataattatgatttgcTGTCGTAAATTGCCGATCCTCTGTTGATTTCCCAGGATTCCTAAGACACTGGAGAATCTGGAAGGAGATTTGTTGTTCCAACAGGCCAAGATAACTGAGGTTCTTGGAGGAAGCGGCTACAACACTGAGCGACTAGCTACACCTTATGTCCCACAGTTCACAGGTGCATAGATGAGCATTTGGCACCACATCATATACCATGGAAAATGTCaatgaaaaaaagattttctttggTCTCAGTTGTGCTAAATTATCATACACCAATCAAATCCCAGTGGAtaactgttcttcattgtttCCTGCTGAATATTCTTTTTCACTTGATAACATCATATGGCACACTCCTAATGTGTTATGTGTGCCTTTCTTGTTGTTTCCtgaaaacaatgcagttcttgtTGTAGATCAGCAGCTACTCGAGCTGTAGCCAGTGCAGTCAAGGCATTTCCATTGCAGATTAACTGATTAGCTTTAGTCTAAAGTCGTTTCTGCTTATTATCCGACTGACAGAGATGGATCACATAAACAGTTGATTAATTCCACCCTCTTCCCTTAGATGAGGACCGGCTGTCCAAAAGAAAGAGCGTTGGAGAAACAATATCTCTGCAGGTGGAGGTAGAGTCCAGAAACAGTCCAGAGAAAGAAGAGGtaaagaaaacatgaaaaaatacaatCCTTACAACTCACATTTGgtgtgtttacattttaaagacattACAATATTGTTAACTggtgaagagaaacattttattacagCACTTGGTTTAAAGATGGAAATATATGtgtatttacatttgattatagattttgtatgtattagaatgttataataatatatttagagTAGGTTTATTTTATACTTTCATGGATGTCCCCACAGTAAGGTTTTTatctgatgtttgtttttttcccctacaGAGAACACCAGCTGAAGAAATCACATTCGAAACACTAAAAAACGCCATCGGTAGGTTGATTTAATGAGAATTGAATTTTTTCTAAATCATCCCCGAAGGTATTTCCAGACTTCCAACATCGTTATTGCTTCATTAACTTCTCTGTTAGCTGaacggtatgtgtgtgtgtgtgtattctccaGTGGATAGTGTAGGCGTGGAGGAACAGGAGAAAGAACGCAGGAGACAGGTGGTTGAGAAGTTCCAGAAGGCCCCCTTTGAGGAAATAGCTGCCCACTGTGGTGCCAGAGTAAGTTAACTTGCAGCacttttccttttatttaataaaaatgtaggcCGTGGTTGTCTTCTCCCACACTGATCAGCTCAATATTGTGATTAAGGGCTAATACTTGTTCTTCTGTTTCCTCCCAGGCTACAATGCTGCAGAGCAAACTTAATCAAATCTTTGAAATCACGATCAGGTAGGTTGCAGCACGGCTCATTTCAAACGTCAGCCGTCTCTTTGTGCTGATAAATCTTATCTTTTCACTCTTTCTGGCTTGCAGGCCTCCTCCCAGTCCATCTGGAACCATCACATCAAGTTACGGCCAAACCCAGAGTCGCTCTGTCCCCGTTTATGAGATGAAGTTCCCGGACTTGTGCGTTTATTAGAGCAGCTCAACTCAGGATTCAGAAACCTTCAGTAGCAGCCAGAGGTGCAGAGAGCTGGAGGGTTTtaagtattaaattatattttgatgttttgtaaTACAGGAAAACTAAGAGGTCAGCCCTCCTCTATACTAGAAACCTCATCGCTGTATTGTCCCCTGTTCCCCTGTCTACAAGCTGACTATTAATGAAAGGATTTTGAACATTTGGATTCCTGATTTAGGATCAGTACACATTCAGTTTTCcctgttttcaaatattttccaCATATTGGTTGATACCCTGCACTTCTATAATAAAATcagctaaaaaaaatatgtatttgcagCAAAAAAAATCCAGCTGAACTGAGGTGAAAGACCTGAGCATACCTTGgtcatatttataattaaaagcaaaagaaagaaataatatattttgaataaacaaaacTTACCAAGCTTCAGAACCATTAAGATTATtaacattgtgacattattttcatgataatCAAACATAAAAATAGTTGAACTGTAAATGATTTACACATTAGGAATTATGTCTTTAATTATGCTTATTGTAATGCTGATTTCAATTAAAATGATTGCATTAGTTATTTATCgtaatataataaaactacagGAATTGCACAATTTGTACAGTACAaagtacaaaattaaattaaattaattaaaaaacgtATTACAGTATTAAGACTgatgatattttttaattgtcataaaaataatgtgataatgtaaaaaaaaattaatgctcATAAgttggtttctattttaatttgataatatttCTGTTAGCTTCACCTTTATTCTTTTTAAAGTGGAGTTTCATAGGTCTATAGTGAGAAAAAGGGGAAACTGTCATCTCATACATTTtgacaaatcaaacaaatgacCTTTCTACCTAAGTGCAATCAGTATCAGTGAGGCTCAGTAGTTGCACAAAATGTCTCTCAAATGATTTTCACTTGGTGCTAATTTCTGTTCCTAGTAGTTTGAGCCTTTAGTAAATGAACTTTTTATTGGTAGTTTATGCATCTGCAGATATCTGGCGTTCAGATCACTGGAGGTGATGTCTGTCTTCTGCTTGTGTTACATTGTAAGAACAGTTGTTTCTAAGGAGCTCCAGTGCTGAAGGAACTATTTAATTAGAACTCTTTTATTTATCTAACCATACTCATTTGCTTAGCATCTGTAGCCTGCTACGTTGTGCTTATTTTTGAGTGCTTCCACACTCAAATtccacttttaattatttttttgtaagctgaagtataattttttattatgtatataaggTTGCAtacaagataaatatatatatatatatatatatatatatatatatatatatatatatgtatatgtatgtgtgtgtatatatatacacacacacacacacacacaagtaaataaatgtttatttgttttagattgCTCTGGTTTAGCTCagtgtgcatgtttgtgcatTTTCCCAAGAAGAACTAAGCAGCATGATCTCTCCATTTTGAAAGTGTTTGCAAAACTCATAATGGcagatttgtttttgtgattgacTGCTAGCTTCAGGGTTCAgaaacaaatgaagaaaaaacagtcCGTCAGGAACGCCAGCACTGTCATGCATCACACTCCTggtcaaactattttttttaagttccaGCTGTGTCTTCTGAATTACATGATGCTCTACAAATATTCCAGATCATGCAGAGACCGATATTTcacttgcactttattttacagtacgtgtactaacatgtacttatagtgtacttacagtgtatttatctaagaaaattctggtaacacaaggtaactacaatgtggtagggttaggtttaggggtaggttcagggttagtacctagttattacatagttattgtaattactataataagtacacagtatgtacatgaggaacaggactgtaaaataaagtgctacagaTATTTCAGTGCTGATCTGTGTGTCTAAAGACAGTTGAATATTTTAAGGGTAATATACAGCCGGtggtttattttacagttttgaccacctgactgtacattatcctgcttagtacaccaaataaataaatatatgagcaTAACACTTTATTCTTATGTTGAAATTATTCATCTTATTTGTCGATTAGCTTACTTGTGTTATAGTTcattataaaatagaaaacagtctgCACATAGCAACAAGGCAAGCAGTgcaacaatattacaatattaatttatatattattttccaaCTAATAATAAATCCCAAGTTATTTTTTGTTTGGACTAGTTAGCTTTTATTTAACAAGTCTTCCACTATTTTAATTTCTGGCTCATCCGGTTCATTGTTCTTTTCAGATAAAAAACTTACTCAAGAATACTCAAGAACCTATTTTAGAGTCCtgttaataaataaagtataaaaaaaatgcttatgttCGGCCAACATGTTGTGTGCATTTAGTCCCATTTTTTTGTGTGGAGTGTTTTGTATGGCTGTGGATTTTAACAGTGCCATGAACTGAACTGCTGTGCTTTTTATGTCATCAGTTGGTGActgcatacagtatatgttttaaGTGTTGCTTTACATGTTTTTTAAGATCATATAACAGTAGGCCAAGTATGACAgcagattaaataaatattaatttgtatttcacaGACTGATCATAGATATTATAGCGATCCAAGGAAAATGACCAGATACCTAAGCTGTAAATGCTATAATGCCTGTAGTCACTAGTGTCTTTATCATAGTAGACCATTGCTGTTCTCAGTATGATTagtattaaatgcatttgttatttaaatctaattaattCCCTTGAAATGAATCTGAAGTATAGCTCTTGCCCTGGTAATATGACTGATATAGATGCTCAGTAGTTCTGTAAATGCATCTCACATTTCTTCAGCATTGTAGTTCAGtaatgaatttaatgttttgcagGAATTAGTTTCATTAATTTCTGGGCTGTGAGTGACATGTCAAAGTTAGTAATGAATTATAATCTCTCTGCAATTCAAGTGTCATTTGAGCTGGAGTCTTGAAATGGAGAGCTCTGTTCATGTGTAGCATTGATGAAATATCAGTCACAGTGTCTCCATTTCTTTTTCTAAGTTATGTTCTGTCTGGATGAAAGTTTTCCCCATGAATTGTTTGTGGTTAAACTGCAAGtagacaataaaacatttttgatacAACACAGTGTGCACATTTGACATGTTTGGCACAAAACTCTAAAAGCTTCGAAACGGGACAGTttttagactgtttttaatgtttaaagttagGGGTGCTGAAACAATCTAGTGGACAATTTTGTTGCTCAAAGGTTTCGTTTAGCAGAAATGGTCTTGGAAGTGTTTAATGAGAATTTATGAGCTTGTAACGAGATCTTTGACCttcttttgattgtttttttttttcagcagaaacatctgagaagcacaAATAAGCAAAAGTCTATTTGCTGtctcatttgttttatatatatatatatatatatatatatatatatatatatatatatatgtgtgtgtgtgtgtgtgtgtgtgtgtgtgtgtacatacatacatacataaatgtatatattaatgtatatgtatgtgtgtgtgtttttttgtggggggttttttctcttaatttaaattgcatttattgaaactaaatattgcattttttgaATACTCCAGTTATTTTTGCTGGTCTTTGGTATAAATGATACCAAAAGCCAAAAATGACTTTATGCTATGGCCAATATTATGTTAGACATCAAAATGTCATAATATGCAGTAAAAAttaaagacagttttttttttcttctgttaaaagaagatattttgaggaatgttggtaaccaaacagatgATGGTAGTCACCAATTTTCATACAATGACcatagtataatttttttatagaagACAATGGTTAACATTGTTCGTGTTCAGCTGAAAAAAGAAACTTGTATGAATTTGGAAATTTAAATAATGTCCGAATTCTCACTTTTGTGTGAACTTTTATCTGCTTCCAACATGAATCAATTCAGATCAGTCCACAAACTGGACTCAACATCCAAACACAAAAATCCACAGCAGACAACattgcaaattaattttaatgtatttcatgtacagtatattacagtAAAACTGTCTCAGGTAAACAAATACCTGGCATTTCTGAATATCTTTACTTCTTAAATCCCAGAGGTGATAGTTATTGTGTcgagtatataaattaattataaatgtcaAGTAATGTGCCTTTCATAGTCATGTGATATATCCTGAATTTAATATATTAGTgactcttttgtttatttttttctgcatcgGACAATGTTTCATATCCTGTCTTTTTGGttctgccagtttttttttttttttttttttaattaaggttGCATGttacacatttaaatgttttgacaTCAAATATTCTGTCCATTCTCTCCTCTCTTAATCTCTGAACTGCTGTGCGTCTTTCACAAAGACGTTTCGTATGAGCATGAGCAGGGGCTTATGGGATTGATCTGAATACGGCCTCATGAAGCCTCCGTCGCGCTTGTCAGGTGGGGCGTTCCAGCGGAAATGGGTCATGCGATACTTTCCTTTGCTCTTTGCATTGTTCCTCTGCTGGACGTCCAGCATGCCGTTCTGCCCTCGCTCCACGCGGACGCTTTCCTCCGACTCCTCGGGCTCCTCCTCCAGGGCGCCGCTGGTGAACACTTTGACGGGTCGGCGTTTGCGGCCCATGGGTTTGCCCCAGCGGAAGTGCTCCATGGAGTAAGACCTCCTCTCGTCATTGTGAGGGGCTTCTCCAGTAGCGTCTCTGAGCTCCGTTGAATCAGGAGACAGAGCCGATAAGAGCAAACCCAAACTCAGGCTCTCTTCCTCAACCTCTTCTTCACTGTTCtgctgttcagatgaagaaagtCTCCTGTCATTGGAGGATTCTTGTGCTGGTCTGCACTGCCTGATACACTGCTGTACAGTCAGGACAGAGAACGAGAGAGGAGCTTTCATTAACAACCGTTATCACATTgtatcttttattttgtttatggtGTATTCATTACACCATAACTGAGTGAATCTCATAACAAATGTCatcataaacaaaagaaaaaattgtattttaatattgaaatatttgtatatttgtggtATTAATGaactttaatgtaatgtaatttttttaacataatttattatttttattaaatttacttaattatctTAGGAAATAATGTCTTAATGCtactaaaaatatttcatttttttccttttactttttttctttttcttatttaattactttttattttgattttattgtcATCACATTATTGTTAGGTTTGTGGTCTGTTTGATTGCTAATTACATATGACTGCAAAGACAAAACGCTATAATAActtactaccattcaaaagcttgaggtAAATTGTTTTATGAGATTAAtacaacaaggatgcattaaattgctaaAATTGACaggaaatacatttataatgttaaaaatatttagaaatgcttttcttttaaactttctattcatcatagatccctaaaaaataattctatcacagtttccactaaaatattaagcagcacaacagttgtCAACACAATGTTTcttaaacaccaaatcagcatataataataatatatatatatatttttttttgaaggattgtgtgtctatctatctatagagacttctttcagccgacttcaaacttttgaatgatattgTGCATGAGTTTAATCTTTAATATTATCTATTAAGTC
Proteins encoded in this region:
- the LOC127983756 gene encoding protein EFR3 homolog B isoform X1, encoding MLMAVPEPVATRRLALDCRTLLDHRPSHGVCGCCGALRPRYKRLVDNIFPEDPEDGLVKANMEKLTFYALSAPEKLDRIGAYLSERLSRDVARHRYGYVCIAMEALDQLLMACHCQSINLFVESFLKMVRKLLEADKPNLQILGTNSFVKFANIEEDTPSYHRSYDFFVSRFSEMCHSTYEDPDIRTKIRMAGIKGLQGVVRKTVNDELQANIWDPQHMDKIVPSLLFNLQSGERTESRSPSPLQASEKERESPAELTERCFRELLGRSAYGNIKNAVTPVLMHLDNHSLWEGKTFAVRCFKIIMYSIQSQHSHLVIQQLLGHLDANSKSSAPVRAGIVEVLLEAAAIAASGSVGPTVLEVFNTLLRHLRLSVHYELTGSYDCTNIGTKIIKEHEERQLQEAVIRTIGSFANTLPTYQRSEVMLFIMGKIPIPGMHPTLPSTGSGPESNRMIQIMLLKSLRQVTCGFQTTNMLTALPNSFLDPLLSFALLEDAEIRLLVLEILVSLIDRHDNLPKFFTISIISDISVLKLKVDKCSRQDNLFMKKHAQHLYRHIYLCSKEQSSVQPHFEKLYSLLALVSMELANEEVVVDLIRVALALQDLALSSEEMLPVYNRCAVHALSSAYLNLISQLTTVPAFCQHVHEVIEMRQKESPYLLPEDVFIENPKIPKTLENLEGDLLFQQAKITEVLGGSGYNTERLATPYVPQFTDEDRLSKRKSVGETISLQVEVESRNSPEKEERTPAEEITFETLKNAIVDSVGVEEQEKERRRQVVEKFQKAPFEEIAAHCGARATMLQSKLNQIFEITIRPPPSPSGTITSSYGQTQSRSVPVYEMKFPDLCVY
- the pomcb gene encoding proopiomelanocortin b codes for the protein MRAGDSKKSQKRRFRTMEIIYKFRKMLCPSWLLAAAVLCFHSPYVDGRCLDLIDCMGLKTNEQKLQCIRQCRPAQESSNDRRLSSSEQQNSEEEVEEESLSLGLLLSALSPDSTELRDATGEAPHNDERRSYSMEHFRWGKPMGRKRRPVKVFTSGALEEEPEESEESVRVERGQNGMLDVQQRNNAKSKGKYRMTHFRWNAPPDKRDGGFMRPYSDQSHKPLLMLIRNVFVKDAQQFRD
- the LOC127983756 gene encoding protein EFR3 homolog B isoform X2, giving the protein MRLLYGVCGCCGALRPRYKRLVDNIFPEDPEDGLVKANMEKLTFYALSAPEKLDRIGAYLSERLSRDVARHRYGYVCIAMEALDQLLMACHCQSINLFVESFLKMVRKLLEADKPNLQILGTNSFVKFANIEEDTPSYHRSYDFFVSRFSEMCHSTYEDPDIRTKIRMAGIKGLQGVVRKTVNDELQANIWDPQHMDKIVPSLLFNLQSGERTESRSPSPLQASEKERESPAELTERCFRELLGRSAYGNIKNAVTPVLMHLDNHSLWEGKTFAVRCFKIIMYSIQSQHSHLVIQQLLGHLDANSKSSAPVRAGIVEVLLEAAAIAASGSVGPTVLEVFNTLLRHLRLSVHYELTGSYDCTNIGTKIIKEHEERQLQEAVIRTIGSFANTLPTYQRSEVMLFIMGKIPIPGMHPTLPSTGSGPESNRMIQIMLLKSLRQVTCGFQTTNMLTALPNSFLDPLLSFALLEDAEIRLLVLEILVSLIDRHDNLPKFFTISIISDISVLKLKVDKCSRQDNLFMKKHAQHLYRHIYLCSKEQSSVQPHFEKLYSLLALVSMELANEEVVVDLIRVALALQDLALSSEEMLPVYNRCAVHALSSAYLNLISQLTTVPAFCQHVHEVIEMRQKESPYLLPEDVFIENPKIPKTLENLEGDLLFQQAKITEVLGGSGYNTERLATPYVPQFTDEDRLSKRKSVGETISLQVEVESRNSPEKEERTPAEEITFETLKNAIVDSVGVEEQEKERRRQVVEKFQKAPFEEIAAHCGARATMLQSKLNQIFEITIRPPPSPSGTITSSYGQTQSRSVPVYEMKFPDLCVY
- the LOC127983756 gene encoding protein EFR3 homolog B isoform X4; the protein is MYGVCGCCGALRPRYKRLVDNIFPEDPEDGLVKANMEKLTFYALSAPEKLDRIGAYLSERLSRDVARHRYGYVCIAMEALDQLLMACHCQSINLFVESFLKMVRKLLEADKPNLQILGTNSFVKFANIEEDTPSYHRSYDFFVSRFSEMCHSTYEDPDIRTKIRMAGIKGLQGVVRKTVNDELQANIWDPQHMDKIVPSLLFNLQSGERTESRSPSPLQASEKERESPAELTERCFRELLGRSAYGNIKNAVTPVLMHLDNHSLWEGKTFAVRCFKIIMYSIQSQHSHLVIQQLLGHLDANSKSSAPVRAGIVEVLLEAAAIAASGSVGPTVLEVFNTLLRHLRLSVHYELTGSYDCTNIGTKIIKEHEERQLQEAVIRTIGSFANTLPTYQRSEVMLFIMGKIPIPGMHPTLPSTGSGPESNRMIQIMLLKSLRQVTCGFQTTNMLTALPNSFLDPLLSFALLEDAEIRLLVLEILVSLIDRHDNLPKFFTISIISDISVLKLKVDKCSRQDNLFMKKHAQHLYRHIYLCSKEQSSVQPHFEKLYSLLALVSMELANEEVVVDLIRVALALQDLALSSEEMLPVYNRCAVHALSSAYLNLISQLTTVPAFCQHVHEVIEMRQKESPYLLPEDVFIENPKIPKTLENLEGDLLFQQAKITEVLGGSGYNTERLATPYVPQFTDEDRLSKRKSVGETISLQVEVESRNSPEKEERTPAEEITFETLKNAIVDSVGVEEQEKERRRQVVEKFQKAPFEEIAAHCGARATMLQSKLNQIFEITIRPPPSPSGTITSSYGQTQSRSVPVYEMKFPDLCVY
- the LOC127983756 gene encoding protein EFR3 homolog B isoform X3, with amino-acid sequence MTGVCGCCGALRPRYKRLVDNIFPEDPEDGLVKANMEKLTFYALSAPEKLDRIGAYLSERLSRDVARHRYGYVCIAMEALDQLLMACHCQSINLFVESFLKMVRKLLEADKPNLQILGTNSFVKFANIEEDTPSYHRSYDFFVSRFSEMCHSTYEDPDIRTKIRMAGIKGLQGVVRKTVNDELQANIWDPQHMDKIVPSLLFNLQSGERTESRSPSPLQASEKERESPAELTERCFRELLGRSAYGNIKNAVTPVLMHLDNHSLWEGKTFAVRCFKIIMYSIQSQHSHLVIQQLLGHLDANSKSSAPVRAGIVEVLLEAAAIAASGSVGPTVLEVFNTLLRHLRLSVHYELTGSYDCTNIGTKIIKEHEERQLQEAVIRTIGSFANTLPTYQRSEVMLFIMGKIPIPGMHPTLPSTGSGPESNRMIQIMLLKSLRQVTCGFQTTNMLTALPNSFLDPLLSFALLEDAEIRLLVLEILVSLIDRHDNLPKFFTISIISDISVLKLKVDKCSRQDNLFMKKHAQHLYRHIYLCSKEQSSVQPHFEKLYSLLALVSMELANEEVVVDLIRVALALQDLALSSEEMLPVYNRCAVHALSSAYLNLISQLTTVPAFCQHVHEVIEMRQKESPYLLPEDVFIENPKIPKTLENLEGDLLFQQAKITEVLGGSGYNTERLATPYVPQFTDEDRLSKRKSVGETISLQVEVESRNSPEKEERTPAEEITFETLKNAIVDSVGVEEQEKERRRQVVEKFQKAPFEEIAAHCGARATMLQSKLNQIFEITIRPPPSPSGTITSSYGQTQSRSVPVYEMKFPDLCVY